Sequence from the Miscanthus floridulus cultivar M001 chromosome 16, ASM1932011v1, whole genome shotgun sequence genome:
actctagagcctgaggacaacccctagttgagccactggctacacacccttcttcatggtctatggttctgaggcggtcctcccaactgacctcgactatgaAGCACCAAGGattagagcatacgatgaacagggagccaggGCGTCCCATGAGGATGCTATGGACCAGCTGGACGAAGTGcatgacgttgccctcctccactcggccaagtaccaacagatgttgcgatggtaccacaaccaacgagtgtggggtcgagccttcaacgtcggagacctagtCCTCCACCtcatacagagcaacaaggactgccacaagctctccctgccatgggagggaccatacgtagtGGTGGAGATACTCCGTCCAGGctcctacaagctcaagaccatggacggcgaaatcttcaccaatgcctagaatatcgagcagctacgtcacttttatccttaataaatgcacactttctcttatcagttttgttatcaaAACCCCTTGATCCTTTgtgacatctgaccccagcaacagtaaggggttgggcctcactcgagggctaatatGAGTATATTTAtcctgcaaacattctctgtgcctgccCCTTTTTCTCACGTTAAtgcctaggagctaggttttcgggaacaaactctgagtataactggtcggactatgagaaacctatgccctagtggctacggtGCCTtggctcaccagtgtgatcagagctggctcacccgcactctgagcttttatgaccttaactatggaaaTGGTCGGAATGCACTAAACCTTTTTTACAAAAAGGGGGAGAAGAGATAAAAAGCTGTTTGCTATAATGAggattaagagcttgtccattttgcacaatttcatcactcGGCTTACCTGCCTGACTAAATTCTTGtgcgggatgttctcatcctctatttcTGTAGGAAAATCTTGTCTCAACGAGTAACACGAGTCGATTGGATGGCTCGGCCACTaacgagagatgggtaaggagcagatAGGATCACACTCATATCCGGTGGAGGTTTTttgaacccatcactcttaccatcgaggtaaaactAGTGCCCAGGTTGATCGAACAGCTCAAAACCGCCGCCGAGAGACAAGCACCCTTACTTACTTTACGTATTAATTTTGATATCGAGCCttcgaccccagcaacagcagtgggtcggacatcgctcgggggctgacaggagtgtctattcgctagacattctctttgcccgacccctcctttTGTTTAAAAACTGGAGGCACGGTGTGCAGGCGCAAACTTTGAGTAAACCTAGTTGGACCGCTAggaccctatgccccagcggctacggcgtttttgctcaccagcacgatCAGGATCTTTGTCTCCGCATCCCACgccttaacctccaccttctcgggaagggtttggaggggcctacctatggaatctccatcaggGGGAGGCTattaggtcacccaagtcgatcgaatgacTCGGGCCGCTGCCAAGAGATAGATACGGAAGACTgggatgctcgtgcaggttacaccggccccatcatgaacatcggacccgaaccccgcacgaacacatctggtaagagctcccagaacccatcactcgtgccaccgaggtaacattaccgagCCCTGCTTTTattttatatgatcattcattcatccattttcatTCGTACATTCGTTCATTCAATCATTCATACagtcatctcatacatccaagcattacatatgcaattgctgtatcacaatgcttcgcgtcgcgccacgaagcggtagtcgtctcattcgatatgagcggtgaccgaccgaggtttgaaggtcggcccgcgaagggctcgaggccgcctcgtgtcaaatagagccaggggagaaaaaccgagatgagccccagtggccttgacTGACCCCGCTCAGATGCGGATAGGGATATCTCGACCTTTCTCTTTCGATTCTAacatcgagccaagcccacaaaatctccatcgaggagaggccaacgggccacccgagcctatcgaacggctcgggcatctatcgggaggtaggttaagaagtagtggaatgccacgtgagggctctgtcgaccccgtcagcggatgacgaacctagattccactcgaatatgcccgttagcgagctcaccgagcgtgacactcgagccatcgaggcaagtgtcgttagctcagcccctccggttgtggaaaccaagggtggggtgacgcatgaaacacggccgacccctaccgaaccccatggggcttaggggctcgagccacccgatcctagatcgagagactgaggtttgaaggccggcTCATGAAGGGCCTGAGGCCGTCTCGCATCAAACAAAAGTCAGGGGGAAAACacaaatgagccccagcggcctttgcccgtCCTACCTAAAAGCGgacatggtcatctcaaccttcttgttcgatccaaaCCTCTAGCCGAGcgcatagaatccccattgagggggaatctattagaaggcgggttaaggcgcaatggaatgccacacaagggctttgccgaccccatcacaagcGACGGAACCAGATTCCAttcaaacatgcccgttagcgagctcactgagcgcgtcactcgagccatcgaggcaagtaacgctaactcaacccctctggttgcagaaaccgtggatggggcgacagtcacaaaaacgAGCCGACCCTCGGCCTAATTCCCACTACGCGTGGGGGCTCAGGGAAGGTTGGACTtgtaaggagaccgaatgcacggtcacaaaatgatagctaagatcctagggagggggtatgtgtgaatacaagagatgctttctcctactaagtTTCACTATCCTCTCCTTGACCTTCAGCGATatttgaccccagcaacggcaaggggttgaatctcactcaggggctgataagggtataaatacacccctTTTTTGAAATAGTCGCCGCGccagacctcttcctcacattaagtttagtggcaaggtttgcggaaatgaaTAATTGATCATGTCTGGTTGGACTGCAAAAAACCTACACCTCGGcggctacggtgtctttgctcactagcgtgatcgaAGTTCTCCTCTTACACcttgggccctacggtcttaacgaatggaagggtcagaatacGTGAGCCACTTTTTCGCATACAAAAACggaagaaaacaagttcaatcaaacaaaacgaagttACGAATTTGTTTTTACGATACATAAGGGTCcgcacttgtccacagattataATAATGTTCATCCGACCTATATGACTAACTaccccctctgggggagaactataTCTTCAACTCTATTTGCTAGGTCTTGCACAAGAGGAGCCACAACCGTCTCTATCTTGTCTAGCTCAGAGGCTTCATAGCCAGGTGCAAAACCGAGGCTCATCATCTCCAAATTGATGCTATCCACATAATGTGAACGAGCAatcgcaaaggcttgggtgacccTAGCGCGAAGAGCGTCCCTCTTGAGCTAACGCACCCACGCCATGATGTCGACTGCATGGGCCATGAACGAACTAGTCCCCTCCGACCgtaccacctctaggtcatcacaGACCATGCCGAGGGCAGtgctcaggataccaagctcatcGCTCTCCACCTGAAGGTTCCTCTTAACCTCGACGAGCTCCATGGCCAGCCCAGCAGAGATTCCCTCGGCCTACAGCCTCCAGGTTGTAGTGGTTCCGAGCTTAGCCTGGAGGGAACTGATCCTCTTCTGTGCCTCGTCACGCTCTTGGATGCCCTAGTCATGCTCCTCACGGGCCACGCCACGCTCCAAGCGGAGACTCCCAACAGTTTGGAGCAGCTCGTCTCACTCCTTGCGCAGCCGAGTGACCACCTCGGCATCCTGACTCGCCCTCCGCTCTAGGGctgtgagcttctcctcggccactAGCTTCAGCTCCCGCTCCTTCTTGGCCTCGGCTAGGAGGTCAAGGATCTGCGGGCGGGTCTTAGCATCCCTCTAGAGCAGTTGGTCCCGCTCCCTCCTGactctggtggcctcctcctcatcttgcCGCACCCTAACCGATAGGGCCTTGAACGCCCTCTCGGTCTCCTCCTCATGCCGACGGGCCTTGGCTTCCTGCAGTCAGAGACTATCCGCCTCCTCAgccaggggagtcagctcggccaccctctgttgggtggcaacaagctggGCGGCCACATCCCCGCGTAGCcgggcctcttcgatgaggcagtCCCAGTTCTCCTTCTGCTCGAGAACGAACCGGGATTTCTCCCGGCTGCGAACGATTAGGGACTGAAAAAAGATgatggtcagaacacaaaaatacacAAAGAAAAAGAAGGGCAAGAGGCAAGGTCAAGTGAATACCTGGCTAGTGGGAACGATGACTTCGCGCAAGGCGCCCCTAGCATGGTCCAAGGCTTTTAGCGCGACCGCAATCCCCTCGtcaagactctcccgctccatgctctcagtagCATCATTGAGGGCAAAGAGTGTCGACATCGGGTCTTGCGGGTTCATCCACTAGAGCAGAGGCTCGCCCCACATGGGCAAATGGCTGCCCCCCGATGTCAAGGCCAGGGACGATTCCCCGCCGGTCCACTCCGCCACTACCGCAATGTCTGGGGACACCTCGGCCACGTCCCCCTCCGTCCAGCCCACGTCGGGCCCCGTCACTTGTACCACCGGTGGCGCGGATTGGGCCACTACCTCGGGCACTGGCATAGTGGCATCCAACTATGTCTCACCCATCACAGCCGCTGCCTCCTCCACCTGCGTCGGTGGAGCCTCGACCGATGACATCGTTCTCACAGCGGTCGGCGCCACAAGCGTGAGTGGCAGCTCCGTCCACCCCGATGTTGGCAGTAGAATCACGTCCGTCGCCGGCTGTTCAACAACCTCTGAGGGCGTTCCTTCAGCCCCGGTGAAAGCTTGTCCCGCTAAGGGCACAGGAGGCACCATGGGTGGCGCCTAACCGGCCGACGAGGTGGTAACACTGGCGCCGCTCCCGCCCGAGACAGGTGCGACGTCGACCGATGGCCACCTCTCGCCtgaagggcgacgctcttcttgggcgctagcGCCAAAAGGTTGCGCCACCTCAAGACATTGCAAGAAATAAAAGGCATATGTCACGCTAAAACAGAGAAAATAGAGGAGCTAGTGACTTACATCGATGCTGTTGGATGACAGATGCGTTTGGGGGGTGAATCCCTAGATTCCTGCTCTGCCTCATCGAGGCGGAGCCGTTTTGAGCCTACCCCCAACTCtcgggcagaggggctcgcttcCCTTGCATCCGAGGGTGCGGCGACAGAGCCACCCTCCTTCGTCGGCACCTCGGGCACAGTGGCAGATCCGCCCACCCCTCGCTGGCTCTTGGGGCTCGACGGCGGAGCCACCCTCCTTCGCTGGCGCCTCGGGTGCAGCGACAGATCCGCCCGCCCCCGCTGACACTTGGGGCTGGCCGACAGTCCGGCCCGTCTCCGCTGGCCTCATGAACGACCCTTCCTCTCCATGAAACAAGAAAGGTTCTGACCCCTACAAGGATGAGCGGGTACCTATCAGCAtatcctcgctctctaggtcatcccGCTCGTTATCGACAACTACCTCGTTGTTGTCATCACTATCAGTTTCCTCCCCTTGCAACACGCATGCAATTTttgctgcctcttcttcctctcgcctccttcgccttcctctgcCGCTCGGCCTTGATGTGGTTCACCACCCTCATGGATAGATCCCTCAGCAATAGAGCTAggagatccatgaggatgaggtccctcggctggtcccccgATCTCAATGTCAGTATCAAGGGGTCGGAAGTTTAATTGAAGAAGAAGGCATAAGGAAGAGACAACTTACAAGGACAATATACCCTAGTTCtggccacattgggggatgcTCCGGCACCAggtacacaaaatcaagggggGCGCCCGCGCTGTCCTGAGAAggttccatcgcctccttgatgcgctacgcGACATCAGAGGGGGAGAGCGCCCCCTCGGCAAGCGCCGTCCCATCGAATGATGCCCTGGGCACCATCATGTACTAGGAAGCGTGCGCCTCATCAGTGtcaccaccctcctcgcatggtaggcaccgatgattcTGACCCTTTCAGCCCCTTCTCCTTCAGGAAGCGGATGGCGGCGAGACGGTCCaggatcctcttcttgtccttctctaagacaccccacttcctccatgaatctagggcctcttcgattaaGCGCCTGGTAAACTCCAGCAAGGGGGCGGTGGCATCGTTCTTGAGATAAAACCAATACGAATGCCGCATTGCCAGGTAGTCGTCGACCCAGTTATTCTAAAGCTggatgccggcgcatcccatcggcatattcagctcctgcctcttctccctcttcttctggagggtgacggcgaagaacTGCCATAGATCAAAGTAGGGGATGATCCCTAGGAATCTCTCACACAGGACGACGAACACTgccatgtgttggatcccattggggttgagGTGATGCAACTCTATCTTGTAATAGTGCGATAGTCCTCGAAGGAATCTGTGGGCGGAGGTGGCGAACCCGTGCTCATGGAAGCGCATGAATAAGCCAATGTAGCCATCGGGCGGCGACGACATGTCCTCCTCgtcgggcagccgccactccttgaCGGTGGTCCACGCGTAGAGAAGACCACGGCGGacaaggccctctaggcgctggaGGGTGATTTCAGAGTGACACCACGGCTCCATTGGAAGATGCGGGTGGGTGGATGCGAACTTGATGACGGCGGAGACACGGATGCAGGGAGCTCAGGTgattggcggcggaggtggcACATGCGAAGGCAAGGAGACAAAGTATGCCTAGGGGCGAaccttttggttttataggggtgacagatgcgaggaaaccaaccatctACCTAGATCTCCGCACCTCCCATGATCTGCCACAACGTCATGCCACGGGATACACACAcgtaatccctatcctttcctttgGGAAACTCGCCGGACGTTTTGCCTCCTCGGGCGGACCAGGACTCGTTacgagtaagaggaatatggATCAAAAGCGCATCTACGACCTGTCTAGGCCTTGGAGTCCGATGGTTGGCCCATCAATAGGTCCAACAACCGCTCCAAACACCCCTACGACAAAGGGTGGAAAGAGCTGGGCCCCGCAAGCGGCCAGCGCCCTGGCGCACAAGCACCACAGGCATCTTGGCACACGATTAAGTCTCAGCCAGGCTTACCTTGACCggatccccgcgaacgggataccgGGACCCCAATCAAACTATCCAGCTGAACAACCACCAAATCTTATGACCATACCCGTGAAGGGTCCGACCTCGGCGAGAAGAAATCACCATCTTCAAGACACGCCGTGGGCAACAATAGAGGGCCAGGGCTCTAAGAATCCTCTCTTTTGGaaaaacctccgaaggagtatcctactcctctgtaggctcgggggctagacCCACTGGGTGTGCTCACGTGCAtccgctggcaagtcaaaaaatcccgtagacaattctactcgaatcacccgggggctactgtcggggaccaatattagggtacccgaagagaaggagctaatgaccatcaacattgattcatccgcgcgatcaagagcacgactacactGCTTGCCAGGTCCCTTCTCGTCCGAccaccgagaccatgggccctgcctcgtctgaccgtcgagggttggctccgcctcggtgGGCGCTGTGGCCGTGGgccccgtctcacccgacccctgagggttgactCCACCTCAAGCCGACTcccaagggctggctccgtctcgcccggcgTCTGAGGGCcggttccgccttgcccgacgtctgagggctggctccgcctcgctcgacgtctgggggttggctccgcctcgcccgatgtttgagggctggctccgcctcgacccgacgtccgagggccggCTCCGcgtcgcccgatgtccgagggctggctccgcctcacccagcaTCTACGCGCGACTCGTTCATAACGACGCacgcagataaggcagggcactcaagtcaaccgtaatactgaggacgtaccctgtacacctgcaggaaagTACCGCCAGGACATGATAGAAGGGCGCTTTGCGACCTTCCAAGCatgacagagcccaaacagtgttgtaggcgtcgacattttcctTATAGTGTTGTGAgcgccgccatttgccctcgggcaagGATCCTTACAGAggctcacgacaaccactacggtccagaaggAAACTCACATCACCTACAGTAACGGACGTGTGGTCATTACGCCGTCTGCTCCCTGTATGGCCGTGGATCAGCACCTTGGTCCGCCACGCCGCCCACCGGGGTGGGATGGGACATGACAACTCGCTGACAATGCTAAGATATGGCATCGTCAGCAGACAGACTCCCAACGTGGCCCTGTCAGGGTCGGCGGACATGCGCCcggcgtggagctatccctgtcaccGCCTGCCATATCAGCAGGGCCCgaacagaggaaaaggaagacccagcgttCTCGAAGGATttcctttgcctctggtttttctcttttctcccatctgtaatccctactctcccttgacctataaaagaaaaagcagggcaccccactaaagggatcgattcaacacaccatgAATCACCttacacatagctgagcagcaaccaagttcttagcacccattcgacctttacatcagagacttgggacctgtccctctctcgcccgtttgtaacccctactacaaacttttcagtgctaataacacgagcagcagccacgaactggacgtagggatattctacccgaaccagtataaaccttgtgtctttttagcacaccatccaggccagacgtgcaataacacaaatttactcgttggtgtttactcgaaacaccgacaccactCTTGTGTGTGTGTTTGCTTTATGGTTGCATTGCTTTTCTGTTATTCCCAAGATGTTGACAGATGTTTAGTGGATTCGCTTTGTTTCTTTTTCCCCACTGTCTGATCAGGCGATAAGCTCTGGAGACCCTCTGTACTCGTCTACTCTTAAATCAACTGAAGCGAGCATCTTGAATACACAACTGCATCTGTATGCGCCTTTTCCGTGTTTTCGTAACTGAAAGAAAGGCCCAGTACACGCCAAGAAACAAAAGGATGCAGAGCTGCAGCAGAACGAAACGTACCCGAAACATCTAACGAGGCAGAGCCCTGTGGAGTCACCTTTGTAGCAGTAGCATTGTTTCTTCTGCATCCACATGATAACATCTGCTCCAGAGGAGTGCAAATTTTACACGACCAGACCAATTGCTCAGTTCTTCAGCTGATGATTATTGGTCTCAAATGGTGAATAATGTCAGATAAGCCATGCTGCGTCATGATAAGAATCAGGGCGTGATGATACGCATCACCATGCACGACGACATCGCGAAACGTGTTCCGAGCGGAGTAGCAAGTGATGCAGAATCCATTAACTTGATACGGAGTGGCCTGCTGCCTGTCAAGTATGATTGTATGTATGGCTTTCATGTAGTACTAGCTAGTAGCACATCTGCAAGTTGGTTCTGAAGCAATTGGATGGAACTTGGAAGCCACAGAGGGAACCTAGGAGAGCTTACCGAAATCACGTATAGATCGGCTGATCCATACCCAGGAAGGCCAGGATTTGGGGAAAAGTTTTTTCTTTCTTGGGAGGGGCATCAAATTCAGGCAATGAAATTGAAGGAAGCACCTGGGCTTTATGCAACCAACTTGCCCACTGCGCTGGTGCAGTTACAGTGGAGATGGGACCTCAGCTCTCTGGAGTCCTTTTGTTTATTATTTTTGTTATTAAAGAGATGCATATTGGTTTAGGGATCAACACTGACTCTTTCAAGTGCTCGCTAAGTAGGACTACTTTTGGGGCATTATTCCCTCAACTCCCATCACTAGGCAATGCTGATTCCTTCAGACTACCGTTGCTAATTGAGACAGGGTTCTTGGAATCGGTAGACATCATGGGTGCTGCCTAGTACGCCAATAGCATATACACATGGCAGTGGAAGCATTTCTTTTCACGATGCAATGGGAAACAATACTCTGTGATACTACTAATAAGTAGTATATGCCTATGCGCCATTAATTCGCCGCATCAATATGCTATACATAGTGAAACCGCACACTGATCACGTTTGTCGCGTATAAAAATAATGTGAAGGATGCTGCAGAGAGATAAAGAATGCTTAAGGCTGAAAAAGATTGGCCTTTTAGGTGCGCTGAGTTCTTGCTCTTTCAGAGTTCCAGGAATGCTGCTTGCCTAGCGACACCCAATCATATGAGCTGCCTCGAAGACTATGATTTCCTGCACTAGCTAACTTCTGATAGTCTCACCTTTGCATAGATGAACTGGTATCTAAATCTAAAAAATATGCAGGATAAATTTACATGATTAAACACTTGTTTTCtgaaaggaaaaaaaagattGAATGATCAAACACTCTGTTGGGAGCTGAGACACATAATGCTACAAATGTCACCATTGATTGAAGGTGTAGATGGTAGTACAAGAGGTGATTATCTCAGACTGGCAGCATCTGCTTAGCAGGAGAGGTTACAAAACTCCCCATCATTATGTTGCATCCTCCTCAGCTTCCATCTTGGCACTACTTCACTGCTAcagcactactactactaccattgcTTAAAGCATCAGGTCGCCCCACACTACAACATCTATCATGGGGGAGAAGAGAACGCACAAAAGCAGGAGGCTAAAATGACGCCATCTCCTGTAGCTTAAGCCTGGTCCTTGCCCTGCATCCGGGCCTCCTCTGCGGGGACCGTGACGGCGACCGCCGCGTTGGCGTTGGCGTTGGCGTTGGCCTGGGCCTTCTCCAGCTGCACCTCGTCGAGCTCCACGATGTCCATGATCCTGCCGTTGCCGTCGACGGCCTTGATCGCCACGGGGATCTCCATGGCTGCCTGTGCCTCCTTCTCTAGGTTATCTTTGTGCTTACCCCACAGAACCGAGTAGAGGCCGGCGACAATCAGCACGGACCCGATGATCCTGGAAACAAGAAATGACATGCATGGGACGGTTACCTACTGCTTGTGCTCTTCTCTAGCAGTACATGCATGGCGGCCAGCACTTACCCGCCGAGGTAGATGTTCTCGGCGAGGATGAAGGAGCCCATGATGGCGACGATGATCATCATGAGGGGGCTGAAGGCCGAGGCGAAGACGGGGCCCCGGCTCTGGATCACCAGCCCTTGCACGTAGTAGGCAATGCTAGACGTCACTATGCCCTGCACCACAGATTCTTTCTTGGTCAGCGTCATGACTCATGACATGTTTGATGCATGATGTGTTTTGGTGGTCGGAAAGCAGCAGATGCAGAGCTAATTAAGGTTTGGTCGGTACTGACAGCGTATGCGGCGGCTAGGAGGTTCATGTCGAAGCCGATCCTCCAGACGGAGGTCTGGCGCTCCATGACGAAGGTGACGACGATGGCCTGCAGGGTGCCCACGAAGCAGATGAGGGTGGTCAGCGACAGCGGCGCGTCGTACCTCTTGAGCGTGGCGGCCTGCAACAGTTTTGATGACCAAACAAGATATAATTAGGATACTTAATTGAAGCTCCAGCGTTCTAGGAGCTAGTTAGTCGTGCAGCGTGCATGCGTGGCGGCCACTGGGCGGCCGGCCATGGCTCAGAGTCAGAGCTAGCACAGACCTGGAGGATGAAGAGGGACGCCCAGGCAAGGGTGGCGATGATGAGGAAAATGGAGCCCGTGAaccagtccttgtcgtcgtcggcggcggcggccgcgtgcGGGCCGTGGAGGTGCATGTGCTTGGTCCAGATCATCTCGACGACGCGGCCCTTGTAGAGTGTCATGAGCATGGCGCCGGCCACCGTCACCAGCGTGCCCACCACCTTGGCCACGCACCTCGCCTTCTTCAGGTTCACCTTCTCCATCCTGACGATGTTCATTATATTAATCATCAGTTGTCGCTTCAGTTCGCGTTCGTATCCACCACCACCAATGCCACAACTGTGTGTTGGCTACTTTGATTGGTGTTTGTGTTTGTCAGTTCTTAGTCGTCCGCAGCAGCGTGAGTATGCATGTATCTATACCTGAAGAGCACGGCCAAGATGAAGGTCATGGCGGGGAGCATGTTGCTCATGGCGCAGGAGAAGGTCGGCGAGGTGAACTTGAGCCCCGCGTAGTAGAAGTTCTGGTCGATCACCGGCCTGCACACGATTCGCAGAGCCGCAGCCGCATGGTGAGTGAGTGCGTCGTCAGAGCAGAGTTGTCAAGCAAGAAACAGAGCAAGTCGCTGTAGGTACCCGAGCAGCGCGAGGACGAAGATCTGGAGGAAGACCCAGGGCGTGATCCTGGGGCGGACCTTGCGCTCGAGCACGAGCGCGAAGGGcgcgatggagagcgtggcgaaGGCGTGGCGGTAGACGACGAGCACGTAGTGGCTCATGCCGTGGTTGAGCGACACCTTGGTGATGACGTTCATG
This genomic interval carries:
- the LOC136513288 gene encoding WAT1-related protein At5g07050-like; this translates as MAVVKDAGGESLMQRCKPYVAMISLQFGYAGMNVITKVSLNHGMSHYVLVVYRHAFATLSIAPFALVLERKVRPRITPWVFLQIFVLALLGPVIDQNFYYAGLKFTSPTFSCAMSNMLPAMTFILAVLFRMEKVNLKKARCVAKVVGTLVTVAGAMLMTLYKGRVVEMIWTKHMHLHGPHAAAAADDDKDWFTGSIFLIIATLAWASLFILQAATLKRYDAPLSLTTLICFVGTLQAIVVTFVMERQTSVWRIGFDMNLLAAAYAGIVTSSIAYYVQGLVIQSRGPVFASAFSPLMMIIVAIMGSFILAENIYLGGIIGSVLIVAGLYSVLWGKHKDNLEKEAQAAMEIPVAIKAVDGNGRIMDIVELDEVQLEKAQANANANANAAVAVTVPAEEARMQGKDQA